DNA from Mucilaginibacter mallensis:
ATCTTCCAGCTGGTCAAGTATCTCCCTGTCAAAAATAAACAGTGGTAAAACCGGGTGTTCCCCTTTTAAAGCATGGTATAAGCCTGCGTTATCCTCCAGCCTCAAATCGCGCCTGAACCAAAAAATGGAGATAGGAGTTTTCTTCATATTGATTATTACATTACCAAAGCACATTGTCATGCTGAGGAACGAAGCATCCATTATACATATGACAGCTCATCGCTTGCAGAATCAAACGCGGATAGGTTCTTCGCTATCGCTCAGAATGACAAACAAGGCTATCCATAGATCTCCTTCAACGCACTATCCAGCTCAGGGAATTCAAACTTAAACCCGGTCTCCTCTATTTTTTGTGGTGATACTTTGGTACTGCCAAGCACTATCGTGCTCATCTCGCCCAATAAAGTATCTAATACAAACGCGGGTACTTTTGGCGCCCATAGGGGCTTGTGCAAGTATTTGGCAACTGCACTGGTCATTTCTTCATTGGTTACCGGCACAGGCGCTACCATATTAAATGTACCTGCTAATTTATTATGCATAATAGCATACAGGTATAGCCTCACCACATCGTGCCAGTGTATCCAGGGTATCCATTGCTTACCATCGCCCAATGCCGAACCAACATACCATTTTATCGGATTAGCCAGTTGTGGCAGAGCCCCTCCTTTTTTATTGAGCACTACCCCTGTTCTGAACTTTACTATGCGTAAGCCTAATTCCTCGCCCTCATCAACGGCCTTTTCCCATGCTATGCAGCATTCAGCCAGAAAATCATCCGCAGGCTTGCTGTCCTCAGTTAACAATATATCGCCCCTGTCGCCATAATAACCCGTGGCCGATGCTGATATAACCGTATTAATTTTATGCGCCTTTTTCCGGAGCAGCTCATATATTAACCGTATCGATTTGGTGCGACTTTCAACCAACTCCTGTTTGCGCTTATTCGTCCAGCGTTTATCTGCAACTCCCTCACCGGCTAAGTGAATTATAGTATCAGCGCCATCAATACAGGCCTCGTCTATCTCGCCTTTATGCACATCCCACAAATAGGATTTCACCCTTGGGTCCTTCCCCGGCGAACGACTTAAATGGCTTACCTTATACCCCTGTGCTAACAATAATTTAGTTAGATCACCCCCAATTAATCCCGACCCGCCTGTTAATAATATATGTTTTTGCATGCTGTATATGTTGCTATTGCCTAAACGGCAAATACTATATAATCGACTGGCCCGTACTGTAATTCCTTTGAGTAGGCGAAACAGCAGTACACCAAGCCAATACTTTCATGTACGTGGAACAACGCAAAAGGCAAGGTGTTTCACCTTGCCTTTTCTTTTACTTAACTGGAGAAACCTAAGCCTGGCTAAACGTTCACGCTATCCTGTACTACCACTCTGGCACATAATGGTTTAGCATAACCATCAACAAATATTAAATGTATTGGGTCATCCTGGTAAGCATCCTGTGCTGCCTTATCGTCAAATAAAATGAGTAAGGATACATCATAAGAGCGATCTACCACATCACGATGCGTATCGGCAGGCACGCCAATATGTATATCGCGGATATGAGTAATGGGTCTCAATAAATTTAAACCTTCAATAAATTTTTGCAGATCTGCCTTATCCTTAAGCCAGAAATGTACGTGATGAACGAATGTGTTATTTAATGACATAGATAAATATTTTAACAAATATATACTGCAAAGTACTCACTGCAAACTGCCAACTATTTTATTAAGGGTGGTGGCAATGTGCGATTCCTTCCTTGGGGAAGGAGGAGGTAGGGGTTTAGTTATTTGCTTGGCGCTATGCAGAAACCCCTCCCTGCATTTACGCTCATCCCAACGCACCCCTCCCAGGAAGGGAATTAAAAAGGAAGCTTAATGCTCAAACACAAACTTGAGCAAACTGCCTACCGAGAACTGCCAACTGACTTAAGCAAACTGTTCCGTAACATGCGGTTTAAACGTATCCGTTTTCACCTTTGCCTTTAGCTCATGCAGTATATTATATAAACCGAAATTGGTACGGTTTACATATATAAAGTGCTTAACACCACGGGCCTGTTTAAACTCGGGCATTTTTGAGATCTTTTCGCCGAAGCCATACAGCTCATCAAAGAATTTGGTTTCGCCAAAATCAAAGCTAGCATCAATATAAGGCATGGCAAACAGGCTGATCATTTGCTTATACATCCCGTAATAAAACTCCACTTGCTGCGGCGTATCATCAGGGTGGATCATTTCCAGCAGGCGGAAAGCTTTAATAGTTTCCTCCTTGTTATCCAATAAATTGGTGGAGGTAAGCGAAAAGAACGGCGAATAAAAATCATCCGGCATCTCCTTAATACAGCCAAAATCAATTACCCCCAGCTTGCCATCCGGTGTGATCATAAAATTTCCAGGGTGCGGGTCGGCATGCACGGCCCGTAATTCATGCTGCTGAAAGTTATAAAAATCCCATAACGCCTGCCCTATTGTATTACGCAGTTCCTGTGATGGGTTGGTAGCTAAAAATTCCTTTAAATGTATCCCCTCCAACCAACTCATAGTAATAATACGTTTGCTGGATAGCTCCGGATAATAGGTAGGGAAC
Protein-coding regions in this window:
- a CDS encoding TIGR01777 family oxidoreductase, which encodes MQKHILLTGGSGLIGGDLTKLLLAQGYKVSHLSRSPGKDPRVKSYLWDVHKGEIDEACIDGADTIIHLAGEGVADKRWTNKRKQELVESRTKSIRLIYELLRKKAHKINTVISASATGYYGDRGDILLTEDSKPADDFLAECCIAWEKAVDEGEELGLRIVKFRTGVVLNKKGGALPQLANPIKWYVGSALGDGKQWIPWIHWHDVVRLYLYAIMHNKLAGTFNMVAPVPVTNEEMTSAVAKYLHKPLWAPKVPAFVLDTLLGEMSTIVLGSTKVSPQKIEETGFKFEFPELDSALKEIYG
- a CDS encoding Dabb family protein, translated to MSLNNTFVHHVHFWLKDKADLQKFIEGLNLLRPITHIRDIHIGVPADTHRDVVDRSYDVSLLILFDDKAAQDAYQDDPIHLIFVDGYAKPLCARVVVQDSVNV